The Chroogloeocystis siderophila 5.2 s.c.1 genome includes the window ACTAATCGCGACGGGCGCATCACTGGGTTAGTGTGAATTGGTACCGATGCGATCGCGATTCCTTTTTGCCCCGCTTGAATAATTGTTTCTAGAGTGTAAGTGTAGTTATTGAATACATTGAGTTGTAATGCAGCTTCGCGGCTAAATGCCCGAAAACCACTCGGCGCATCAGGAATTTTAGTATTACTCGCGATTCTCACAACCCAACTACCTAATTTTTGCAACAGTTTTTTTGATAGCGAAAATTGCTTGGTTTTCCAAATCGGTCTAGCGCCAACGACAATTTCGGCTTGGTGTAATAAAATTGGTTGGATGAGCGTAGGAATATCCTCAGCGCAGTATTGATTATCTGCATCGGTATTAACGATAATATCCGCCCCAGCCTTAAGACTTGCTTCCAACCCTGCCATAAACGCCTTGGCTAAACCTTGGTTTATTGGAAAACGAACAATGTGATCGACACCGTAGGCTTTGGCGACTTCAACTGTGCGATCGCGACTGCCATCATCAATTACCAACCATTCAATACAATCAATTCCAGGTAGCGATCGCGGTAATTTGGCTAGCGTTGTTCCTAAAGTATGTTCCTCGTTATAACAAGGAATTTGAATAATTAGTTTCATCATTGTCGATGGCGTGCAGCTTTCCTTGAGTAAAGGCGCATAAAACGACTGCACCTACTCGCAGAACTCGGATGGAGCTAAATTGTATAGCAAGCTCCACCTAATGAGTCCTAGAGTTAATAACAATTCAAGGAAATACTTCCTGAGTGAGTTTAGGAAATTGTCTGCGTGATATCAGCGTCTACCAGTAGCGTCGCTGCACCAGATGTGTAGCAATCGTACAAAATCCCATTAAGAGTAGTTGTACCGCCACTCAACCATCTTTGTCTTGTAGAAGTTACCGCATCACCAGCATTACCGTTAACGATGAGTTGATTTGTTGTATTTGATAAATCCAACAAGTCTAAACGAGTCAGTTTTAAGCTGTTATTACCAGTACCTGTCAAGTCAATTATCTCGATACCTTGAATTCTGTTATTTGGTAAAGTTGTTAAGTCAACAAAAACGCCACTACCATCGACAGCTAACGTGTCTGTACTACCACCACCATCAAGGCGTTTAAAGCTAAGAGTATCATTGCCTGCACCCCCGTAAAGCTCGTCGATACCCTTACCACCAATTAATCTATCATTACCTTGTTTGCTAGTAAGGATATCGTTACCCTCACCACCAATCAAAGTATCATTACCTGCTAGTCCTATGAGTGTGTCGTTACCTGCTTTTCCATCAAGGACGTTGTTAAGGCTGTTACCGGTAAGCGTATTGTTGACACTGTTACCATTGCCTATTGTTGCATCATGCGTCAGAACTAGGTTTTCAAAGTTATTGAACAGCGTGTAATCATAGGAAGCGTAGACAGTATCTATGCCCGCGTTTGCCTCCTCCGTAATACCTACTGTAATCACAACATCATACGGTACTCCGTTAAAAGGGTCGTAGGCTGTAACAATTTCTCGACCAACAAAATAAGTATCGTCGCCAACACCTCCTACATTACCACTCTGTAAAGCACCAGATAATGTATCGTTACCACTACCACCATACGCAACGCAACCAATAGCAGGGTATAAAACATCATCACCACTACCCCCATACAAAGTGTCTTCATCTTGAGAGTAGTAGTTACCATTAAACAATCGACTATAACTAGATGAGTAAAGAGTGTCGTTGCCATCACCGCCATATAGAATATCTTCTCCAAGGGACGTTGGGATATCATTACCAACGTTGATAATGTCGTTGCCCCCACCACCGATTAGAGTATTGCTATTAGAGTTACCTGTAATAGTGTTGTTCAGATTGTTACCTATTGCTGTAGTGGCGCGATTCCCGCGTAAGATTAAGTTTTCTACGTTTGCGGTTAATTGGTAGTTGGTATAGGCAATAACGGTATCTATTCCTGCATTAGCTGCTTCAATAATTTCATCATCAAATTGATCGCCTACGATATATGTATCGTAACCATCGCCACCATACAGAAAATCTGAAGTGGAATCACCTAGGTAATAGTTGTATTCCACATATGTAGTGCCAGCATTGAGCGTGTCATTTCCATCACCACCATACAAAATATCGCTACCATCATTGCCACCTAAACCATCATTTCCAACTCCACCATACATAACGTCATTACCATCACCACCACTCAAACCATCGTTGCCTATTCCTCC containing:
- a CDS encoding calcium-binding protein; the protein is MFLLNIQAEKLWQLYNGTSANDTLTSTQFADSIFGFAGNDSLLGLGGNDTLNGGIGDDYLAGGSGNDNLFGEAKDNPDIFVPRGNDTLDGGIGNDGLSGGDGNDVMYGGVGNDGLGGNDGSDILYGGDGNDTLNAGTTYVEYNYYLGDSTSDFLYGGDGYDTYIVGDQFDDEIIEAANAGIDTVIAYTNYQLTANVENLILRGNRATTAIGNNLNNTITGNSNSNTLIGGGGNDIINVGNDIPTSLGEDILYGGDGNDTLYSSSYSRLFNGNYYSQDEDTLYGGSGDDVLYPAIGCVAYGGSGNDTLSGALQSGNVGGVGDDTYFVGREIVTAYDPFNGVPYDVVITVGITEEANAGIDTVYASYDYTLFNNFENLVLTHDATIGNGNSVNNTLTGNSLNNVLDGKAGNDTLIGLAGNDTLIGGEGNDILTSKQGNDRLIGGKGIDELYGGAGNDTLSFKRLDGGGSTDTLAVDGSGVFVDLTTLPNNRIQGIEIIDLTGTGNNSLKLTRLDLLDLSNTTNQLIVNGNAGDAVTSTRQRWLSGGTTTLNGILYDCYTSGAATLLVDADITQTIS
- a CDS encoding glycosyltransferase family 2 protein, giving the protein MMKLIIQIPCYNEEHTLGTTLAKLPRSLPGIDCIEWLVIDDGSRDRTVEVAKAYGVDHIVRFPINQGLAKAFMAGLEASLKAGADIIVNTDADNQYCAEDIPTLIQPILLHQAEIVVGARPIWKTKQFSLSKKLLQKLGSWVVRIASNTKIPDAPSGFRAFSREAALQLNVFNNYTYTLETIIQAGQKGIAIASVPIHTNPVMRPSRLVKSTPRYVVRSLFTILRIFIIYKPLRFFLFLGTLPFSIGVLLGFRWLFFFFFETTTRTRVPSLILAAILILIGFQLWMFGLVADLMAANRRLIEEVQLRMRRVDTDAVKRTVKDVSPVKQGSNVHLEL